The Betaproteobacteria bacterium genome includes a window with the following:
- a CDS encoding peptidoglycan DD-metalloendopeptidase family protein, giving the protein MHWFLNPSPCFIPSPCFPVSFEQLTDSKITLVLRRRFLQFLAAATSFPCLAIAASLPKPAAVPGGVAVVKLGPDPTPPIARFNGNRVLVAGDESEWLAVVGIPLEAKAGSKLPLVIERAGREPSTLGFAIGPKQYAIQRLTVKPGQVELSPEDLARYEIERAHLSEMRKTFTDSAPESLTLMQPCEGPRSNTFGQRRFFNGQSRNPHNGMDIPAPDGAPVIAAGEARTIDVGDYFFSGNTVILDHGRGFLTLYAHLSAVEVAPGDRVATGARIGKVGATGRVTGPHLHFSVYLNSVPVDPGLFLTEK; this is encoded by the coding sequence ATGCACTGGTTCCTAAACCCTAGCCCCTGCTTCATCCCTAGCCCCTGCTTTCCCGTATCATTCGAACAACTCACGGACTCAAAGATAACGCTCGTGCTACGCCGCCGCTTCCTCCAGTTCCTGGCTGCCGCCACATCATTCCCCTGTCTTGCGATCGCGGCCTCGTTGCCGAAGCCCGCGGCAGTGCCGGGCGGAGTCGCAGTCGTGAAACTCGGACCCGACCCGACACCGCCGATCGCGCGTTTCAATGGCAACAGAGTATTGGTCGCGGGCGACGAAAGCGAATGGCTCGCAGTCGTGGGCATTCCACTCGAAGCCAAGGCCGGCAGCAAGCTGCCACTCGTCATCGAGCGTGCCGGTCGCGAACCGTCGACCCTCGGGTTCGCCATCGGTCCGAAGCAGTACGCAATACAACGTCTGACGGTCAAACCGGGTCAGGTCGAACTTTCGCCGGAGGATCTGGCCCGCTATGAGATCGAGCGCGCGCATCTTTCCGAGATGCGTAAAACCTTTACCGATTCGGCGCCGGAATCCTTGACGCTAATGCAGCCCTGCGAAGGACCGCGCTCCAATACGTTCGGACAGCGGCGCTTCTTCAACGGGCAGTCGCGCAATCCTCACAACGGCATGGACATCCCCGCCCCGGATGGAGCGCCGGTCATCGCCGCGGGCGAAGCCAGGACGATCGACGTTGGCGACTATTTTTTTTCCGGAAACACCGTGATCCTCGACCACGGCCGGGGTTTTCTGACGCTGTACGCGCATCTCAGTGCAGTCGAAGTGGCACCGGGGGATCGGGTTGCGACTGGCGCACGGATCGGCAAGGTCGGCGCGACCGGTCGCGTCACCGGGCCGCATCTGCATTTCAGTGTTTACCTGAACTCCGTGCCGGTCGATCCGGGACTTTTCCTCACGGAAAAGTAG
- a CDS encoding UPF0149 family protein has protein sequence MTQSDRPLSTAELDQLEQLLMSDIFHEEAMPLDMLQGLFCAVASAPDLIPPSSWLAVALGENPDYETAEQAREILDLVMRFYGQTVLELDDGRGITLYVFPDEEGEDDLAIWCEGYLEGVVLSEADWYEHGDPDEVEELLFPFVLLSGRMREAAEEAGDAVPSLEEERDMRREAADSMGDSVMAMYSYWLDKRISHAPIRRDGPKVGRNDPCPCGSGKKYKSCHGSSDTN, from the coding sequence ATGACCCAATCAGACCGCCCGCTCAGCACAGCCGAACTCGATCAGCTCGAGCAGTTGCTCATGTCGGACATCTTCCATGAAGAAGCCATGCCGCTCGACATGCTGCAGGGACTGTTCTGCGCGGTGGCCAGCGCTCCCGACCTGATACCACCCAGCAGTTGGCTGGCTGTTGCGCTGGGGGAAAATCCTGACTATGAGACAGCGGAGCAGGCCCGCGAAATCCTCGATCTGGTGATGCGCTTCTACGGCCAGACCGTGCTGGAACTGGACGACGGCCGGGGCATCACGTTGTACGTCTTTCCCGATGAGGAGGGCGAGGACGACCTCGCTATCTGGTGCGAGGGTTATCTCGAAGGGGTGGTGCTGTCGGAAGCGGACTGGTACGAACACGGAGACCCGGACGAAGTGGAAGAACTGCTGTTCCCGTTCGTGCTCCTCTCGGGCCGGATGCGGGAGGCCGCCGAGGAGGCGGGGGATGCGGTACCGAGCTTGGAAGAAGAGCGCGACATGCGACGCGAAGCGGCCGACTCCATGGGGGATTCGGTGATGGCGATGTATTCCTACTGGCTCGACAAGCGCATCTCCCACGCGCCGATCCGGCGGGACGGCCCGAAGGTGGGGCGCAACGACCCTTGCCCCTGCGGCAGCGGGAAGAAGTACAAGAGTTGCCATGGCAGCAGTGACACGAACTGA
- a CDS encoding YceH family protein translates to MTTSALPLLSPLETRVLGVLVEKQLTTPDYYPLSLNALVAGCNQKTSRDPVMNVTEEEAQGALDELKERKLVTHSWGASRRVVRYSHNLPQVLGSDAGTTALIATLMLRGAQTAGELRIACERLYRFADLSSVDAYLSEMTGRPGGALVIKLAKQPGSREHRWMHLLNGAVDAAAAESPAPHSESTGGASLTALQAEVAGLRNEVAELRRLVEELGARGNAGAGG, encoded by the coding sequence ATGACTACCTCTGCCTTGCCATTGCTATCTCCGCTGGAAACTCGCGTACTCGGTGTCCTGGTGGAAAAGCAACTCACCACGCCCGACTACTACCCGCTGTCGCTCAATGCCCTGGTCGCCGGCTGCAACCAGAAGACCAGCCGCGATCCGGTGATGAATGTCACCGAAGAGGAAGCGCAGGGCGCGCTCGACGAACTCAAGGAACGCAAGCTGGTGACCCATAGCTGGGGCGCTTCGCGACGGGTGGTGCGTTATTCCCACAATCTCCCCCAGGTCCTCGGGTCGGACGCCGGTACGACCGCGCTCATCGCGACGCTGATGTTGCGCGGCGCGCAAACGGCGGGTGAGCTGCGGATCGCATGCGAGCGCCTGTACCGCTTCGCCGATCTGTCCAGCGTGGATGCTTATCTGAGCGAAATGACCGGGCGTCCGGGCGGCGCGCTGGTCATCAAGCTGGCGAAGCAGCCCGGGTCGCGCGAACATCGGTGGATGCATTTGCTCAACGGCGCGGTCGATGCCGCCGCGGCCGAATCCCCCGCACCGCACTCCGAGTCCACGGGCGGTGCAAGCCTCACCGCGCTTCAAGCCGAGGTCGCCGGTTTGCGGAACGAAGTAGCGGAACTGAGGCGGCTGGTCGAAGAACTAGGGGCTAGGGGAAATGCAGGGGCTGGGGGCTAG
- a CDS encoding AAA family ATPase encodes MTLQQRRLVALVDYAQQSMRTRSRVVSNVADHGSFLLSDHQAGAIEGIRLNDGGADGDDEIWLSVPHPPGPEVPPQADSPWLAPWLNVGAAMLVAPQLATEIEGAALIAAGTHRDAGKPAASLAEAADPTVDPHSRVRFADYGFRAEVVAQHARYLETVWTRWAEAERKRRRLSNLYVKLFTLQQELAGALIEGQLELVWGMGLGVARKSGTAFAYPLVTRLVDLSFDAGSQAAEVRPRDLDPRLELELFAQAEGPATAEAEKAAEDFLASAAEPLSPFEPSTYEPLLDIARRCLGASAAAAESSNSLAPIAANADEELKITAAWVLFARPRSTNVTMQDLERFREVLNGLDEDAQLPEAVAALVTEPATENAPLRLPAYRGVSAVYHESAASESADARDLFFPKPFNDEQARIVQLLETSDGVVVQGPPGTGKTHTIANIICHWLANGRRVLVTSMRDPALSVLRDQLPEAIRPLAISLLAAEQDGVNPFEHSIQKIATEVQSLDVLALGREIARLEETIDAFHGRLKRIDTDLGRWAKLNLSRIELGGESIDPQDAAAEVVQKAGQFEWIPDALGVGPQYAPHFTGDDIARLREARRQLGREIDYAGNVIPVPADFPDTLQLVKAHDELQRFTRLIAQARASELPALAGSGTEAITQARALGEHIARVKALRGDIAALRLPWPDEVVERMKRGEPEEAFEVLDALAFEIEQAATQRMKSLARPVILPEVAETDAGFLQAVTNLAEGRRAFGFSSLFGKPEAGKLLDLVRVSGAPPTEAGDWQSVLDHLASQKKRRALTARWNALAPELGFQSVLSIDAKGRLSADSQIAMYAKVKLLAREEFELSHEAMDLFPAWPRAAFAGLDAEALAEVEHALSHHLNKHQLGQISGVLEGLHRALEGKRGKIVDDLRDFLARALGNPALDESVLLAQWGVLMTELARLHVLAVPLGIVNEITARIAESGAPKLARGLRQAAEGDEDKALPETLLRDWRLRRLATHLQAIDAQEEFKKLSAARAGIEHDLARAYDDLVVKRTWLKLAENATPGVRAALQAYLNAIQRIGKGTGKRAFRYRRDARFAAAEAHRAVPCWIMPHHRVSESLPAQLGCFDLVVIDEASQSDLSALPVLLRARKLLIVGDDRQVSPQAIGLEEERVKALMQRYLPEQVPLYRAQMSPDRSIYDLAKVVFARSGVMLKEHFRCVAPIIEYSKREFYAHELRPLRLARSSERLDPPLLDYLIGDARRDNGVNRAEVEFIVGEIKALAADPKMRQRSVGVVSLLGEEQAVRIWDRLTEELGPDVMRRHAVTCGDARLFQGRERDIMYLSMVSAPNEVGAPLSRDTFAQRFNVAASRARDRMILVRSVELHHLSESDRLRRSLITHFARPFSEEPVRVTDLREVCESPLERELFDWLNGEGYQVTPQVAVGAYRVDLVVEGRDDARLAVECDGDKYHGPQQWIEDMRRQRSLERVGWVFWRCFAAALRRRREAVLEDLRQALSAQGIEPIGRGGWGRRRMTETKRVRAAETVEAA; translated from the coding sequence GTGACCCTCCAGCAGAGGCGCCTTGTTGCGCTCGTCGACTATGCACAACAATCGATGCGCACGCGCAGCCGGGTGGTGTCGAATGTTGCCGATCACGGGAGTTTCCTGCTTTCCGACCACCAGGCCGGCGCCATCGAAGGTATTCGGCTGAATGACGGCGGCGCGGACGGCGACGACGAAATCTGGCTGTCGGTCCCTCATCCCCCGGGACCGGAAGTTCCCCCGCAAGCCGACAGTCCCTGGCTGGCGCCTTGGCTCAACGTGGGCGCGGCGATGCTGGTCGCTCCACAACTTGCCACCGAGATCGAGGGCGCCGCGCTCATCGCCGCCGGTACGCATCGGGACGCCGGCAAGCCGGCCGCAAGCCTGGCCGAGGCGGCCGATCCCACCGTGGACCCGCACTCGCGCGTGCGGTTTGCGGATTACGGGTTTCGTGCGGAAGTCGTGGCTCAGCACGCCCGCTATCTCGAAACCGTCTGGACACGCTGGGCCGAAGCCGAGCGCAAGCGTCGGCGGCTCTCCAATCTCTACGTCAAACTCTTTACGTTGCAGCAGGAGCTCGCCGGTGCCCTGATCGAGGGCCAACTCGAACTGGTTTGGGGCATGGGCCTCGGTGTCGCCAGGAAATCGGGTACGGCGTTCGCCTACCCGCTGGTGACGCGCCTGGTCGACCTGAGCTTCGATGCCGGGTCGCAGGCGGCCGAAGTGCGCCCGCGCGACCTCGACCCGCGGCTGGAACTCGAACTTTTCGCGCAGGCCGAAGGACCCGCCACGGCGGAAGCGGAGAAAGCAGCCGAGGATTTTCTGGCGAGCGCGGCTGAACCGCTGTCGCCGTTCGAACCCTCGACCTACGAACCGCTGCTCGACATCGCCAGGCGTTGCCTCGGTGCAAGCGCGGCCGCAGCCGAATCGTCGAATTCGCTCGCCCCGATCGCGGCAAATGCCGACGAAGAGCTGAAGATCACCGCTGCGTGGGTATTGTTTGCCCGGCCGCGCAGCACCAATGTGACGATGCAGGACCTGGAGCGTTTCCGCGAGGTGCTGAACGGGCTCGACGAAGACGCCCAGCTTCCCGAGGCGGTCGCCGCGCTGGTGACCGAACCCGCGACCGAAAATGCACCGCTTCGGCTGCCGGCGTATCGCGGCGTGAGCGCGGTGTACCACGAGAGCGCCGCATCCGAATCCGCGGATGCAAGGGATCTGTTTTTTCCGAAGCCCTTCAACGATGAGCAGGCTCGCATCGTCCAGTTGCTCGAGACTTCCGACGGCGTGGTGGTGCAGGGGCCGCCGGGCACGGGCAAGACCCACACCATCGCCAACATCATTTGTCACTGGCTGGCCAACGGCCGCCGCGTGCTGGTTACCTCGATGCGCGATCCGGCGCTCTCGGTGCTGCGGGACCAACTTCCCGAAGCCATCCGGCCGCTGGCGATCTCGCTGCTCGCCGCCGAGCAGGACGGGGTGAACCCATTCGAGCATTCGATCCAGAAAATCGCCACCGAAGTGCAGAGCCTCGATGTTCTCGCGCTCGGCCGCGAAATTGCGCGGCTGGAGGAGACCATCGATGCGTTCCATGGCCGTCTGAAGCGCATCGATACCGACCTGGGGCGCTGGGCGAAACTCAATCTCTCGCGCATCGAACTGGGAGGCGAGAGCATCGACCCGCAGGATGCCGCCGCCGAAGTGGTGCAAAAAGCGGGACAGTTCGAGTGGATTCCGGATGCGCTCGGGGTCGGGCCGCAGTATGCGCCACACTTCACCGGCGACGACATTGCACGTTTGCGTGAAGCGCGCAGGCAGCTCGGGCGCGAGATCGACTACGCCGGCAACGTGATTCCGGTGCCCGCCGACTTTCCCGACACATTGCAGTTGGTGAAGGCGCATGACGAACTGCAGCGTTTCACACGGCTCATCGCGCAAGCGCGAGCCAGCGAACTGCCGGCGCTGGCGGGCTCCGGCACCGAAGCGATCACCCAGGCACGGGCGCTGGGCGAACACATCGCGCGGGTCAAGGCGCTGCGCGGCGACATCGCCGCGCTACGCCTGCCATGGCCGGACGAAGTCGTCGAACGCATGAAGCGCGGCGAGCCTGAGGAGGCGTTCGAAGTACTGGATGCGCTCGCGTTCGAGATCGAGCAGGCGGCCACGCAACGCATGAAGTCGCTGGCGCGGCCGGTCATCCTGCCCGAAGTGGCGGAAACCGATGCCGGATTCTTGCAGGCGGTCACCAACCTGGCCGAGGGCCGCCGCGCCTTCGGATTCTCGTCCCTGTTCGGCAAGCCGGAGGCCGGGAAACTGCTCGACCTGGTGCGGGTCAGCGGCGCACCACCGACGGAGGCGGGCGACTGGCAGAGCGTCCTTGATCATCTCGCATCGCAGAAAAAAAGACGCGCGCTCACTGCGCGCTGGAATGCGCTTGCCCCGGAACTCGGATTTCAATCCGTTCTCTCGATCGACGCGAAAGGGCGTCTGTCCGCGGATTCCCAGATCGCCATGTACGCCAAGGTCAAATTGCTCGCGAGAGAGGAGTTCGAGCTTTCCCACGAAGCGATGGATCTGTTCCCGGCGTGGCCGCGCGCGGCCTTTGCCGGACTCGACGCGGAGGCGCTTGCCGAAGTGGAGCACGCGCTTTCCCATCATTTGAACAAGCATCAACTAGGACAGATCTCCGGTGTACTGGAGGGACTGCATCGCGCACTGGAAGGAAAGCGCGGCAAGATCGTCGACGACCTGCGCGATTTTCTGGCACGCGCGCTCGGCAATCCGGCACTCGACGAATCCGTGCTGCTCGCGCAATGGGGCGTGCTCATGACGGAGCTGGCGCGCCTGCATGTGCTTGCCGTGCCGCTGGGAATCGTCAACGAGATCACCGCAAGGATCGCCGAATCCGGTGCACCAAAACTGGCGCGGGGGCTGAGGCAGGCGGCTGAGGGCGACGAAGACAAGGCGCTGCCCGAGACGCTGCTGCGCGACTGGCGGCTGCGCCGTCTCGCCACCCATCTGCAGGCGATCGATGCACAGGAGGAGTTCAAGAAGCTCTCCGCCGCGCGAGCCGGCATCGAACACGATCTCGCGCGTGCCTACGACGACCTGGTCGTCAAGCGCACCTGGCTGAAGCTCGCGGAGAACGCCACCCCCGGCGTGCGTGCGGCGCTGCAAGCCTATCTGAACGCCATCCAGCGCATCGGCAAAGGCACCGGCAAGCGCGCGTTCCGCTACCGTCGCGATGCGCGATTCGCGGCCGCGGAAGCGCACCGCGCGGTGCCGTGCTGGATCATGCCGCACCATCGCGTCTCCGAATCGCTGCCGGCGCAACTCGGCTGCTTCGACCTGGTCGTCATCGACGAAGCGTCCCAGTCCGATCTTTCCGCGCTGCCGGTGCTGTTGCGCGCGCGCAAGCTCCTGATCGTCGGCGACGATCGGCAGGTGTCGCCGCAGGCGATCGGCCTCGAAGAGGAAAGAGTCAAGGCGCTGATGCAGCGCTATCTCCCGGAGCAGGTGCCGCTCTACCGCGCGCAAATGTCGCCGGATCGTTCGATCTACGATCTGGCGAAGGTGGTGTTCGCGCGCAGCGGCGTGATGCTGAAGGAGCATTTCCGTTGCGTGGCACCGATCATCGAGTACTCAAAGCGGGAGTTCTACGCCCACGAGTTGCGTCCGCTCCGGCTCGCCCGGAGTTCGGAGCGCCTCGATCCCCCGCTGCTGGACTACCTGATCGGCGATGCCCGGCGCGACAACGGCGTCAATCGCGCGGAAGTCGAATTCATCGTAGGCGAAATAAAAGCGCTGGCCGCCGATCCGAAGATGCGTCAGCGTTCGGTCGGCGTGGTTTCCCTGCTGGGCGAAGAACAGGCAGTGCGGATTTGGGACCGGCTGACGGAAGAACTGGGACCTGATGTGATGCGCCGGCACGCCGTCACCTGTGGCGACGCCCGGCTGTTCCAGGGCCGCGAGCGCGACATCATGTACCTGTCGATGGTCTCCGCGCCGAACGAGGTCGGTGCACCGCTTTCCCGGGATACGTTTGCGCAGCGGTTCAATGTCGCGGCCTCGCGGGCGAGAGACCGGATGATCCTGGTGCGCTCGGTCGAGTTGCATCATCTTTCGGAGTCCGACCGGCTGCGCCGCAGTTTGATCACTCACTTCGCGCGGCCGTTCAGCGAGGAGCCGGTGCGCGTGACGGATTTGCGCGAAGTCTGCGAGTCCCCGCTCGAGCGAGAATTGTTCGACTGGCTGAACGGGGAGGGTTACCAGGTGACGCCGCAAGTGGCTGTCGGGGCCTATCGCGTCGATCTTGTGGTGGAAGGACGCGACGATGCGCGCCTTGCGGTCGAGTGCGATGGCGACAAGTACCACGGGCCGCAGCAGTGGATCGAGGACATGCGCCGGCAGCGATCGCTCGAGCGGGTGGGTTGGGTGTTCTGGCGCTGCTTTGCGGCGGCACTGCGGCGCCGGCGCGAAGCGGTGCTCGAGGATTTGCGCCAGGCGCTCTCGGCGCAAGGTATCGAGCCGATCGGGCGCGGCGGCTGGGGGCGCAGAAGAATGACGGAAACCAAGCGGGTTCGTGCGGCGGAGACGGTCGAGGCGGCCTGA
- the folE gene encoding GTP cyclohydrolase I FolE gives MNTKKIESLVRELLIEIGEDPEREGLLKTPHRVAAALEFLTSGSRTNPVTVINGAIFTQKTNSMVIVKNIEVYSLCEHHMLPFFGRCHIGYIPNGKVFGLSKLARLVDLYARRLQIQERLTEQISQVVMDSIGAQGVGVMIEAKHLCMMMRGVEKQNSEMITSSVVGSFRDSAATREEFLALVGNRGA, from the coding sequence ATGAATACCAAGAAAATCGAGAGTCTGGTCCGCGAGCTGTTGATCGAAATCGGCGAGGATCCCGAACGAGAGGGCTTGCTCAAGACGCCGCATCGCGTTGCCGCCGCGCTGGAATTCCTGACGTCGGGCAGCCGCACCAATCCCGTAACGGTCATCAATGGCGCGATCTTCACGCAGAAGACCAACAGCATGGTCATCGTGAAGAACATCGAGGTCTACAGTCTGTGCGAGCACCACATGCTTCCGTTCTTCGGTCGTTGCCATATCGGCTACATTCCCAACGGCAAGGTCTTTGGTCTCAGCAAGCTGGCGCGGCTGGTCGACCTGTATGCGCGACGCCTGCAGATTCAGGAACGTCTCACCGAACAGATTTCGCAGGTGGTGATGGATTCGATCGGCGCGCAAGGCGTCGGCGTGATGATCGAAGCGAAGCACCTGTGCATGATGATGCGGGGCGTGGAGAAACAGAACTCGGAGATGATCACTTCGTCCGTGGTCGGAAGCTTCCGCGATTCCGCCGCGACGCGCGAGGAGTTTCTCGCTCTGGTCGGAAATCGCGGCGCGTAA
- a CDS encoding Hsp20/alpha crystallin family protein, which translates to MTSRDLSRLMWSEALSLLEQADRLHRQFCRPAAAKAPAWEPPVDVLETADAVRVHVALPGAAADSVVVELEPGAITISARRGFPLESSEGQPARIHALEIPYGRFQRRIGLPTQALTLAGKKLQDGCLTLTFSKKEST; encoded by the coding sequence ATGACTTCGCGTGACCTTTCCCGCCTGATGTGGAGCGAAGCACTGTCGCTCCTGGAGCAAGCCGACCGGCTGCACCGCCAGTTCTGTCGTCCCGCTGCGGCGAAGGCCCCCGCTTGGGAGCCGCCCGTGGACGTCCTTGAAACCGCGGACGCGGTCCGGGTGCACGTGGCGCTGCCGGGTGCGGCCGCCGATTCCGTCGTAGTGGAACTGGAGCCCGGTGCCATCACCATTTCCGCGCGCAGGGGTTTCCCGCTCGAGTCCTCGGAAGGCCAGCCGGCGCGCATCCACGCGCTGGAGATTCCGTACGGGCGCTTCCAGCGCCGGATCGGCCTGCCCACGCAGGCGCTTACGCTCGCCGGCAAAAAATTGCAGGACGGTTGCCTCACGCTCACTTTCAGCAAGAAGGAGTCGACATGA
- a CDS encoding GIY-YIG nuclease family protein: protein MWFVYIVRCADDTLYTGIAKDVARRVEEHNSNNLLAANYTRARRPVAMVYEEAVETRSAAARREYEIKQMTRQRKEELLKTRLRLKRRVNARA from the coding sequence ATGTGGTTTGTTTACATTGTCCGCTGCGCGGACGACACCTTGTACACCGGCATCGCCAAAGATGTCGCGCGGCGCGTCGAGGAACACAATTCGAACAATCTGCTGGCTGCCAACTACACCCGCGCCCGGCGGCCGGTGGCAATGGTTTACGAGGAGGCCGTGGAGACGCGCTCCGCGGCAGCCAGGCGCGAGTACGAGATCAAGCAGATGACGAGGCAGCGGAAGGAAGAGCTCTTGAAAACACGACTGAGGTTAAAGCGCCGGGTCAATGCGAGGGCTTGA
- the lon gene encoding endopeptidase La codes for MQDMLSPEEAGKSAKAPNPARGSTTLKPLPEDALVIVPLRNAVLFPGVMSPITIGRASSVAAAQEAARAEKRVGFLLQRDPEKNELTPDDLHWVGTAGQVVRYLTNEGAHHLVVQGQSRFRVLEFLEGWPFLVARVAIVETPEESSAEIEARFLQLKERAVQAIQLLPNVPDELAGVVQAMTSPALLADMVANLLDVKNEEKQAVLESFELKGRLDKVLALLSERVEVLKLSKEIGDKTRKEFDERQREHVLREQMRQIQKELGEDEEGAAEIEDLKKAIDEAGMPEETLKHARKELKRLQRMGEGSAEGSMLRTYLEWLSELPWKVTGTKPIDIAQARTVLDEDHYGLEKVKRRILEYLAVRKLNPEGKSPILCFVGPPGVGKTSLGQSIARATGRKFQRVSLGGTHDEAEIRGHRRTYIGALPGNIIQAIRRAESRTGVLMLDEIDKLGAGGFHGDPSSALLEVLDPEQNAKFRDNYLGVDFDLSKEMFIATANVLDTIPGPLRDRMEVIQLPGYTEEEKLEIARRYLVKRQLEANGLKPEQATVTDAAIRAIIGDYTREAGVRNLERELGSVLRSAAMKVAAGQADSVTLDTVDLHTILGAPRFENELAQRTAMPGVATGLAWTPVGGDILFIEATRVPGSGKLILTGQLGDVMKESAQAALTLAKMYIGESLDKTDLHVHVPAGATPKDGPSAGVAMFLALASLLAGKPVRADVAMTGEISLRGLVLPIGGVKEKVLAALRAGIKTVMLPKRNEKDLEDVPAAAREKLEFVWLENVEDAVRCAMGLEVAQLFAPTGKKAA; via the coding sequence ATGCAGGACATGCTTTCGCCAGAGGAAGCCGGCAAATCCGCAAAGGCGCCCAATCCCGCGCGCGGCAGTACGACGTTGAAGCCGTTGCCGGAAGACGCGCTGGTCATCGTTCCGCTGCGTAACGCCGTGCTGTTCCCCGGCGTCATGTCGCCGATCACGATCGGCCGCGCGTCCTCGGTCGCCGCGGCCCAGGAAGCGGCACGTGCCGAGAAGCGCGTCGGTTTCCTGCTGCAGCGTGATCCGGAGAAGAACGAACTGACCCCGGACGACCTGCACTGGGTCGGTACGGCGGGCCAGGTCGTGCGCTATCTCACCAACGAGGGCGCCCATCACCTGGTCGTGCAGGGGCAATCGCGTTTCCGCGTGCTCGAATTCCTCGAAGGCTGGCCCTTCCTGGTGGCGCGCGTGGCGATCGTCGAAACCCCGGAGGAATCCAGCGCGGAGATCGAGGCGCGCTTCCTGCAATTGAAGGAGCGTGCGGTCCAAGCCATCCAGTTGCTGCCGAACGTGCCCGACGAACTCGCTGGCGTGGTGCAGGCGATGACCTCGCCCGCGCTGCTCGCGGACATGGTCGCCAATCTGCTGGACGTGAAGAACGAGGAAAAGCAGGCCGTGCTCGAAAGCTTCGAATTGAAGGGCCGCCTGGATAAAGTGCTGGCGCTGCTGAGCGAGCGCGTCGAAGTGCTGAAGCTTTCCAAGGAGATCGGCGACAAGACCCGCAAGGAGTTCGACGAGCGCCAGCGCGAGCACGTGTTGCGCGAGCAGATGCGCCAGATCCAGAAGGAACTCGGCGAGGACGAGGAGGGCGCGGCGGAGATCGAGGACCTGAAGAAGGCCATCGACGAAGCCGGCATGCCCGAAGAGACGCTCAAGCATGCAAGGAAGGAATTGAAGCGCCTGCAGCGCATGGGCGAAGGCAGCGCCGAGGGTTCGATGCTGCGCACCTATCTCGAGTGGCTGAGCGAGCTCCCCTGGAAAGTCACCGGGACGAAACCGATCGACATCGCGCAAGCGAGGACGGTGCTCGACGAGGATCACTATGGTCTGGAGAAGGTTAAGCGCCGCATCCTCGAGTACCTCGCGGTGAGGAAGCTCAATCCGGAGGGAAAAAGCCCGATCCTGTGTTTCGTCGGCCCGCCGGGCGTGGGCAAGACCTCGCTCGGGCAGTCGATCGCGCGCGCCACCGGGCGCAAGTTCCAGCGTGTCTCGCTGGGCGGCACCCATGACGAGGCGGAGATCCGCGGCCACCGGCGCACCTACATCGGCGCATTGCCGGGCAACATCATCCAGGCGATCCGGCGCGCGGAATCGCGCACCGGCGTGCTGATGCTCGACGAAATCGACAAGCTTGGCGCGGGAGGATTCCACGGCGATCCGTCGAGCGCGTTGCTGGAAGTGCTCGATCCCGAACAGAACGCCAAGTTCCGCGACAACTACCTCGGTGTGGACTTCGACTTGTCGAAGGAGATGTTCATCGCCACGGCGAACGTGCTCGACACGATTCCCGGGCCGTTGCGCGATCGCATGGAAGTGATCCAGCTTCCGGGCTATACCGAGGAAGAAAAGCTCGAGATCGCCCGGCGTTATCTGGTGAAGCGCCAGCTCGAGGCCAACGGCTTGAAGCCGGAGCAGGCCACGGTAACAGATGCGGCCATCCGCGCGATCATCGGCGACTACACCCGCGAGGCCGGGGTACGCAACCTCGAGCGCGAGCTCGGCTCGGTGCTGCGCTCCGCGGCGATGAAGGTCGCCGCAGGGCAGGCTGACTCCGTGACGCTGGATACAGTGGACCTGCATACCATTCTCGGCGCGCCCCGGTTCGAAAATGAACTCGCGCAACGCACCGCGATGCCGGGCGTGGCGACCGGACTGGCCTGGACGCCGGTGGGCGGCGACATCCTGTTCATCGAGGCGACGCGGGTGCCGGGTTCCGGAAAGCTCATCCTCACCGGGCAACTTGGCGACGTGATGAAGGAGTCGGCGCAGGCGGCGCTGACCCTGGCCAAGATGTACATCGGCGAATCCCTCGACAAGACCGACCTGCATGTGCATGTGCCCGCGGGGGCGACGCCGAAGGACGGTCCGAGCGCCGGCGTGGCGATGTTCCTGGCGCTGGCGTCGCTGCTGGCCGGCAAGCCGGTACGCGCCGATGTGGCGATGACGGGCGAGATCTCGCTGCGCGGGCTGGTGCTGCCGATCGGCGGCGTGAAGGAAAAGGTGCTCGCCGCATTGCGCGCCGGCATCAAGACCGTGATGCTGCCGAAGCGCAACGAGAAAGATCTCGAGGACGTGCCCGCGGCCGCGCGCGAGAAGCTCGAATTCGTATGGCTGGAGAATGTCGAGGACGCCGTGCGCTGCGCGATGGGTTTGGAAGTGGCGCAGCTTTTTGCGCCGACCGGCAAGAAAGCGGCGTAA